The sequence below is a genomic window from Candidatus Binatia bacterium.
CTTCACCCTGCGCTCGGTGATCGAATTGGGCAGCCACTATTTACGCCTTTGGTCACCGACGACGGAGTCTGGATGCACCCCGATGGTCAGGCCTATTAGCGATGGGCGCTGCGCTGGCAAATCACGGCCAACAAAACGCCGCAAGAGATCCACCAAACCGGTCTCGCCGAGATCGCGCGCATCCAGGGCGAGATGCGTCGCCGCCCAGCGGCTCCGCCACGGGCGGGAAGGCGAGTCGGAGACTGCTAGTGGCAGGGTTCGGCTGGCTGGTGGCCCGATGCGATTGCGGGCGCGTTAGTAGGTTCTGAATCGGACTGGTTCATGGTTTGACTGTCGTTCATTAAGTGCAACTCTCCCAAGGGTTTGATGGCGGTTTTCGTGGAATGTGGTCCCGATTTCGGCGGGTGCCGAAATGCTCCGGGCAACTAGCTGTTGTAGAGCAAATAAAAGTTGCGTCAAAGATTCCGGGGCAGTTCAGAAACTTTATTTCGCGTATCGAACACGTTTTATCGGGTCGGCTTTGTCGGGTGCTTTGAGCGAGCAACGGCGTTTGGCTTCTTCTTGCCTGAGTATGCTTTTCGTTTGTCGTCGCGCTCGGACTCGGGGGTAATGCCATTGGCTTCAAGGTTCTTCCGCATCGCGGCCCAGATGCGCTTGGCGGTCTCTTCAGCGCTCATCGGTGCCGCCTCTGCTGATCGAACCGTAGACGCTCGGCTTCGGACATCTTTGCGCGGGTATCGCGGTCACGTTGCTCCTGCTTCAGCGCGGCGAACAGTTCCTTCAGTTTGCGGTGGTCAGCGCGGGGGCGAATGAAGTCGAAGCCGGTTTCGATTTCCCGCACGCCGGCGTTACGCTTAACCCCAAACTTCCGCCCACCACCGCAGGCCTTTTCGCCTCGATCGGACTAGCACTAGTCGCGCAGGCCCCTGCCGACGCTTCTCGATGCTTTGGCGTGGCCCAGGAGATCGCGGGGTAGAGGATCGGCGGGTGGGCGGATTGATTGATCCGCGAACCCTTGTCGGAGTCGAATAGACGCCCCGAAGTCCCAGAGATCCGGCAGTCCCTGAGCGTTTCCAACCTCGGCGCAACCGCCCCGCTGAGAGCCACGAATAGAATCGCGGCGATGTAGTCACCTCGGATTTAGCGGAAAGCTCACCGCACAGAGGATCTGGCCGGAACAAAGAAGCCCAGGCTCTTGCCCGTACAGTCGGATAGGAGTCCCCCGTAGCTCCAAGCGGAGGGGGGCGACGGACTCCCCGTAGACTAGAAAACCTCTTCTTCTAATCCCTAGAAAAGAGTCTTGGAGAGGTACTAAAAACTCCAGTCTCTCTTCTATTATATTATATATAATAGATGCGGAAACTCGGGTCTGGCGATTCCTCAGTGTTCCTCTCGACTTATGGCAAATCCGCGACCAGTCGAACACGTCCAAATATCCAGTCGAACACGTCCAGATACCCAGTCGAACACGTCCAACTCAGATCGGGCAATCTGGGAATCACGCAATGGACGCAAGGGCTTTTGCCGATTCTCGGCTTGGGCGAAAGTGAGAGTTTGGGTTTTCACTTTTGCGCCTTTCTCCCAGCGGCTCTGCTCTCCACCAGATAGATGCCCGAACGCTTGCTGATTCGGGCGTAGCTCTGCGCCAGAGCTTCGGACTTCTGGAACGTCCAGATCCGGTCTGCGGGCGGGCAGTCTTGTTGCCCCGGTATGGCTCGGCCAAGATCCCCGGCTTTGAAGATTCCACTCACCTGCTCGGCGGCATGGGGCCAGAACTTCGCAGCACCCCGAACCGGCAGGTTGCTCGTCCCCAGGCCGATCTCGTGGGCGAGGTTGCGAAGCGAGATGCCTCTGGGTGCATTGCTCCTCGGATGCAGGGTACTGCGGATCAGTCCAGCGATACCGATGCCGACAACAGCGAACTGCGCCTTCAGCTTCAGCGTGGCGGCAGGGATGTGGGCGTATTGGTATTCGTTCCCGCCATCGGCTTTCGGCTTAACCTTTCCGCGAATCACTTTAAGGATCTCACCGTGGGCCTTCAGCCCGCCATCAGACTCGACCAGCACGGGCTTGAACTGTCCCCGTCCTTTGGTGGCGAGCTCAAAGCTGGCGAGGCGCTGGGCCTCTTTGCGTAGACGCTGGAACGCTCGCCGGTCTGCCTTCCGTTCGTCGCCTTCGCCCCGGAGCCAGCCCGCCACAATCGACTCGGACAGAACCAGTGGCCGGCCGCGTTGCTGTTCGCAAAGGTCTGTCACGATGGCGAAAGCCACGGCGAGCTTCGGAGACAGAGCTTTTGCGGCAAGGGTGCGTAGAGTATCGGTATCCAGAGCGCCCGTATCGACCCCTACAGGAATCTTCCAGCGCCAAGGGTAGCGGTGGGCCTTCACCTGCACGAAAGCACCCGGCAGAGGATCGATCCTGGCCGTCCCGTTGCGCAGGGACACCACCAGCGCACAGAACGCTAGAGGCACCCGCGCGGATGTTCGAGGGTCAGCCATCAGTAAATCTGGCTCCCGTCTGCATGGTCTGGCCCATCGGCATCGCGCTCAGTGGGCGGGTCATAAAGCACCGAAGCCCCAGGCACCGAGAGCAATGCCGCTCGCATGGGTCTCCCGCTGCGAAGTTTCGTGGTCCGAAGCACAGACATAGTTTCGCCCAACTGGTGCTTCAGCGTCTGTTCGGGAGGCCCACCAGCGGCCACCTCTTCTGCGGTGATCGCGCAGGAGCCAACGCCCGGAGTCATGCCCGCCCACGGTAGGCCCGCGCCGGGAAGTCTGGTTCCGGTATCGGCTGGCTTGTTCTTCTTTCCTGCGGGCGGCCCGGTTTCCTCCGATACGCCATCCATAAAGCTGTGCCCCGTAGTGAGCGAGAAGCCTGCTGTGATCGCGTTTCCGATAGGACCGGGGGCGGCGTACCAGATCATGTTCTCATCTTCGCCATTGCGAAGCTGCCTGCTGACTCCCCCTGCAATGTCGGAGGCGAACCAGATGGCAACCTGCTGATCGGTCGCGGTCTGCTTCAGAGTGGACGAAATGATCTGGTAGCGGTCATGCGATTCCGGCTGGCGACCATCGGCGGCGGTGTTCGGCCCGTCGTCACGCTGCCCAACCATGAGCCGCTGTAGAGGGTCCACAAATACGATGATCTGCCGGTCTGGGTTTGCTGCGCGTACTTCGGTAATGCTTTTCCGCACCCAGATATCAGTCGCGGCATCGGGCAGGCGCTTGATGATGGCATCCCCAAGTTGGTCGCGGGCAGTTTCGCGGGCGGTAGCAAGATCATCGGCCCAGCCTTTGCCAGAGCCTTGCAGGTCCAGGCGGTTCACCAGATCATCGAATGAGACTGCGGGCGCGTGCAAAGCCTTTGCCCCGTGCCGCTCTATGTAAGCCTCCAGCATTATCCGAGAGAGTAGGCGTGAAACCACTTCCCCCTCGTCCAGCTCGGCTGAAAGGTAGATCGGAATAGCCCCAGCGCGGGCGGCATTGGCGAGCAGGGTGAGCAGCAGAATGGTTTTGCCCGATCCTGCGGGCGCACCAACTCCGATGAAGTCACCGGCAGCAGAGCCGCCTTTCAAGATAGTATCCAAAGCACCGATCCCCGTGGGGATCTTGGGCGGGCGGTTGGCGAGGTTGTCGAAAGCTCGGTCCAT
It includes:
- a CDS encoding DnaB-like helicase C-terminal domain-containing protein translates to MQIDLENEYATARAGSPSNATEKFPTSGNWSDMDRAFDNLANRPPKIPTGIGALDTILKGGSAAGDFIGVGAPAGSGKTILLLTLLANAARAGAIPIYLSAELDEGEVVSRLLSRIMLEAYIERHGAKALHAPAVSFDDLVNRLDLQGSGKGWADDLATARETARDQLGDAIIKRLPDAATDIWVRKSITEVRAANPDRQIIVFVDPLQRLMVGQRDDGPNTAADGRQPESHDRYQIISSTLKQTATDQQVAIWFASDIAGGVSRQLRNGEDENMIWYAAPGPIGNAITAGFSLTTGHSFMDGVSEETGPPAGKKNKPADTGTRLPGAGLPWAGMTPGVGSCAITAEEVAAGGPPEQTLKHQLGETMSVLRTTKLRSGRPMRAALLSVPGASVLYDPPTERDADGPDHADGSQIY